The genomic interval AGAGACTAATCAATAGTTTTTATGATGTCTTTGAGAGTGAACTTGGTACCCTTCTCCTTATCAGTAGCAACGCAACCCTTTGCCTTACGATCAAGAATGGCCTTGTGATCCTTGTCCAGTTTCAGCTTCATCGCCACAACCTTGGAAGGGTGGATTCCTATATTGAATTTGTTAACCTTCTCTCGAGTGATGTGCTTTATGTGGATGACCCACTTGCGACGGTACACTTGCGTCACCTTCCCCTCACATTCCTTGTACGTTCCACACATCACTTGCACCACATCCTCTTTCCTCACTAGAATCTAGCACACATTGTACTTGGACTGGAGCTATGCTGAGAAAGGAGTGATAATTTACACTCCACTGTTCATTCACCATACTACGCCTTCTTCTACATGACTCTCAACTGCTCATCCACATTCTACCCTACCGGACTCCACCGTGTTCCTAAATCTTCATTAGGAAGCACATTTGTTTGGCCCTCCATTCACCATCGCATGATTGTGTGACTGTTCAAATCGAAATAGGTTAGGATTTTCATTATGAAAATTGAGGATTTAAATTCCTTTAGGGTTTAGGGGTGACCTTCCTTTGATTTTGTTtctgatttttgttttttggaTTTGATTCTAAAATGTTTGGGTTGGTTTGTTCGGCAACTAAGAACTCATTGAGTAGCATTCTTAGGACAGTCGAAAAAGTCGTTGATTGTAACTAGTTTAGAAACTATTATAACTTGCctcaacaattttattttttttatccgcAATAGCCTAAAGAATCCTTGAATTGGTGATtacttggtttttatttttaggttaGGTTTCAAATGCAAGCCCAAATTTTCTATTTCCTATtgttatgttttaaatttaagcTTTCAACCacaatattttgtttatgtttttttgtCATTTAGTTAATTCAGTTTCTGGTTTACTTGATTTTGAATAtctattttcttcattcttgtTATTAAATGCAATTTCTGCACGGTTTCTTAGTTATTGCTATTAGATGCAAGTCTTCATCATTTTACAAAAGACTGATTATTGGTTATTTAAacgtaatttttttataaacgcGTATTGAAAAATAATGGTTGAGATTTAATCAAGAATTGAAAGAATGAAGAAAGTCAATATCATTCAATCTTATATAAAATTGGTATAAATGTAGTAGCCTTGTCAAAAGGTAAACATAAAATAGTAGATATTATCTTATCACTTTCCATTACGAAGTTGTTGAGTTTCAGTAGTAACATGATTATTCATTAGTAACACGGTTATTCATGATAAgattaactaattttatttattgtataataAAATAACCACTTTGTAATACACAACTTTTTTATTCACAGAGTGAACAACTTCCGtactaataataagaataaaacattcaaattcattattattactattattacttTTGTTTTTGTCTGTTCCTATATTATATTCATGGAATATTGACAATGACAAATCATCATGAAAAATTGGCTAACATAAAGGTAACAATTCTtgaatattgttttattttgagTAATTGAGAATTTTCATGTTGCTCCTCATTCAGAAATTAATGTTTTTCGCCAAACACAACAATTTGGTGGTTTTGAATCATAGTATAATTAACTTCTTCTATTACACCTTACCACATATATTCCTATTTTGTACGCGAAAAACTAATTGAATCCTTATATTACATCTCTTTTcaggaatatatttttttctcattcaaTCTATAGCatttaaatatagtttttgtgtgtgttttaaATGGACATGATACATTATCTTATATTAGAACCAAACTAAGAATATCTTATATTAGAACCAAATTAAGAACATATTAAGACTAAATTAAGAACATCTTATTTTTGGACCAAATTTTGCACTTTGAGaccattaacttttttttaagcaGAGACATCTAAAACCTTATATTGTGAAGGGaaatatattattgaaataaacctgtttataacatttaattatGAATATATTATCCTAATCAGACACACAACTTTAAGATTCACTGGTTACTTCCATTCAGAAATCAAGGTACAACTACTATATCCTTTTCATTTTAGTTGTTGTAGTTGTTTTGAAAACTTGAGAGGTTGTAACCACTTTttgattatttaattattattatttttatcctaaatgtacttaaaaaaattgataaaaaatatgttattgtTTGTCTGGATGCAAAATATGTCTAAATATGAACAACAAAGATACAAAAATTACagaaaacaaagcaaaaaaTTAGAGGCTTTGGGATTATCACATATAATGTTTAGTGTTGTGTTTGTTATTATTTGTTTGCCTCCTGTTATgtctttattttgatttattatgCATGATTTTTTGTAGTTAGCTAATCTAacttattacgaagtggactttaagcctaactcaactccataaaaccggttcatgaggttgaggtttgcacccacttatatacaatgaatcgtcctcatctctagttgatgtggaatctccaacatAGCTAGTCTAACAATGAATATGTTCATAGACGTGTCAGACAACTGGTCTTGGAGGACATCTCTTCTCTTATGCACATTTTGCTGCacaatttagattttttaagGACAAAGGGGTGTAGGGGAGTTGAAGGAACATCTAATGCAGTTCTAGAGGTCCTTGCTGTTTTGGATTCTTGTATCACCTTTTTGGGTGGAATTTTGTTTGTGTGTGTAAGTTGCATCTCATTTAATGAACATAGATTACTTGTAGTCTTTTTAGTTAGGAATGGGAGAATTATGGGTTgcacatttttttttccaggTTTTTGGGTTTTTAATGTCCAATTGGGATATTTGTAatcatcttcctttttctttttttgtccttttgcTTTTGTACATGGGTTgggtatttaatatttttttttttataaaaaacactatcgtaatttttaataattatgatgAAATAATTGTCACATAAAATTTATCAGGTTGTGTTATATATTTGTGATAActcattattattactattacataaaatataatCCTGACAATTATACATTTGTGATATTTTATTGTtgtcattattatatataattatataataattattagtgataactatttttgttataatagaatttaatttttttaacatttaaaattattataaaaaatgaaataataacaagaatactagttataatttaattattatcataaaatatttaatatttagtgaataatatttatgtaataattttttttatagtgatagAATTCCTTTAACTCATCAAACATTTCGATTAAGTTCTTTCTCAAGTAAAACACATCGTCTTTATTGAGAATTACTCATTTTTCATATAGTAACCATAACTTTAAACATTTCACCCCTTTGAGGTAAGTCATAGACACTTTCATCTTGACGATTCATCAACACAATAATAAGTTCGACACTAAAtaccttaaaaaattattaatacattccaagttttaaaattagttcaaaacctttcaaatttcaaaactattttgaattttacttTAATTCGTAATAAGATATTTAAGgtttaaaactatatatttgtttttggcGGTTTCTTCTTCCACCCTAACAAATGTATTTTTGCACTCTATTATTAAACaccttttaaaaatgacttttggattgttttttttagaatatttctAGAACATATCCagaacatattttattaattctggATTTACTaatctgaaaataaaaaaaatgtgttccgGAAAAGATATTTTATTCTAGAAACACCTTTATTTAAGGAATCCCTATTCCGAAAACACTTACAGAATCCCTATCCAGAATCACCAAAACTGTGAAAGGGTACTTTCGATATTTCAAAGAATAGAGGGCtgtaggaagaaaaatgtaggagtgcagaaagaaactcctttgtttttaaaatagctCACACAATTCGATTAATAACTAAACcgtttaaaatatttagtccagtttttttttttaatttaactttgcACACAGCAACAAACTACTTATTTTAAAGTgtcataaaattttaaaaatattattcaatttaaCGAATACAAATAAATTACTCAAAAgggttgttttatttttaattaaggaCCTCGTGATGAAAATTATGTTTTCTGttaatattctttttttatatttttagttagtAAATAATTGGTTAATAATAGTCTTTTAGAGTGCTAAAATGAGTTAAAGTCACTTTGTTAACCCTCCTaatcataattttctttttgacAATTAATTTGAACACATTCATGTTAATATGTGCTATAATTTATTCAGGGCGTGATTTGAAATTTGTTAAAAGCTATTTCCAAGGAAGGTCCACCATTAAAAGGTTGAActtaaaattgtaataaaataaatgaatctTGTAATTATCTATACTATCTTTTGGAAATAATATTAACAGGCAAAAGTTTATAGGTCCTTTCATActgagaaaaaagaaaaaaagagaaataataaGACTATAATCTCTGTCTCTCTCTCTGTCTTTCTCATACAcattatatataacttttctaatattttttattaaatgaagCAGATTTTAGCTTCGTTTAATccgtttatttttttaaaaagttaattttctatattttatgtACTTTTTACAtaagtaattatttataaaaatagtgtAGAAAGAATACTTTCATTGTCTTTGTTTAATTGAAGTAGTAAAATATTAACCAAGGATTGTCCcatcatgttttttttattatggagGTTTTTCACCTTAATTTATATGtgtattttctttattatcaataatgTAAATAATGATAGAAAAAAATCTTGTTGGAAAGGTAATAttcatattttctaatttttttatccttcttcaatttttttaaatataatttcattttttatttttttatcgttGAAAGTTAGTACTTTTTATCTTTCTACCAATGTTATCACATCatcattatttttatgataatcAACGTGTTTATTTATGATAATCACGTTAACGATGATAATCTGTATCATCTCATCAACAAAAATATCAATAACATGAACCTCAAACAAAATATGCAAAAACTTAAATacctaataaaatatttttttaagaaaaattaattaaaatatataaatttataagattttaGACTAACTTAAATTTAAAACCTCATGTCAAGTATAAAATCTTTAGCCGCTAAACTAATAAACTCACATAAGTTATCTGATGTGACATTGgaaaaatttgttctttttcttttcaagttttgtataaatttaattCTTATTCTTCACTGCATCCTATATTTCATGTCGTTgttcttgttttaaaaaaaatactttttctatttggtttttacttttaattattctttaaatatttattatttaaagaaattgatTTACTAATATCAATATTGGTTTACACAAGAGAAAGCAACTTGTGTGATTTAAAAGTTGAACGAGTTAAAAGAAATTGACTTACTAATCtttcataataaattaaaaattgaaaaaaataaacaataataaaattaaaaaggtaatttattttttaaaattatggatTCAATGTTTATTTAGTGAAAATTTAGGTTGATTTACTAACTTCCCACcttgataattaattaagatGACAGCACACATCTCTTTAAGAATGATACTCAATTCTCACTGTTTACAAAATTTCATTACTTACAACTAcaatttttattacttttagcAACAATGGAACCATTAGATCAATGGATTTTAGTAATAAGAAAAGAATACATCTAAagataaagtttatttttatccTTAAGCAATACTCACTTGGGTGTTAATCACTACTTTGTTCCCAATTTAAGGATGCATGGCAAATTTACTTGCCAATAATCTTTAAGAAATTTTGGTATATACCATGTTTGGGATGTGCTTTACATTACAAAACAACTAGCACATGCAAATTAGCCACAATGAACAAATGaactaataattataaaaggTTGAGCTTGGAACAACATGATTAggcaaataaaaaaacatgccTAAAACAATGCAACTCAATTAGTGGAAACCCAATCACAAATATGAAATCACATCTTTCTTTAACAATACCACACATGTAtactcacaccaagagtatgATAAACCTCACGTTTGTAGGAAGAACTCAGTTAATTTTGCTTCTACACTAGATCATCTGGCCCACCAAGCACAACCTGTCATTTAGAAAACAAATACCATTTTTAACTTGCATCAAAGTAAAGGATCCATTTCAAAAAGGAAATGTATGATTTTTCATCAaagcattattttttttataactaatttgTCTCCGATGTCATTTATCGAGAAAATGatgtattttaataaaattgtttaaactaCACTGATTGTGATAGAGGAAGTGCTACTTTTATCATTTATTGAAACAATTTTACTACAATACTTCACTCTTTCAGTAAATGCATTACTTTTATCTCCTACAAATATATAGAGAGCAAATTATTTGGGAGCAAAGTatgtataaaaaaactaatacttGATTGAAATTGAGAATTTTAgtgaatttaaattaaaaataaataaaactgcAGTCATGTTGGATAGAGGTAGGATCTAAAGAATGAGACAAGAAAGTCAACACATGAATCAGATGAGAAGGGTGCATACATTGCAATCAAGAGCATATTTCCTGGCAATCATGATGGCTacatttctttctctctctgatTCAAAGGTTAATACAAATGAGAGACCTTTTCTAGCTTGCCAAAACAATGCCTTCGCTGCATTACTGACATCACTTCTAACTCCACATAGCTATAGTTGAATAAAAATGTTAGTTAAAGGGTATTCAAATAGAGCACTTAAGTAGATaataaaccataaaaaaaaCAGTACACCAATGAACTATTGCAATtcgataaaaacattttattcttTATCTAGGTTGTCTGTGTTAAATATAGAATAGCAAGGAGTAATTCTGTACTGGGAAGACATTGACACTGAAAGTGTTAATTCTTATGTGTGAATTTGGGGGCAGATGAAGAGCCTTTAACTTTCATGTTGTCAGACACAAGAACAAGGTCTGATTGCCAAAATAGTACCTGCATTGATGGGGAGTAAATCTCTCTAGCTTTTGTAATCCAACCTCTGCATAGCTTTATCCTCATCCTCCCCACATTAAATGAATGAGTAGAGTGGGATGAGTGATCTTTTCCATTCATTTGAGAAATAACTACCTGTGAAAGTCCAATACAAACTCAGAATTATTTTCCCACAAAATGTCCGCTACCAAAACCAAAACTTCCTGCTTTTTGCAGATAAAAGAAGTGTGTGAAAAGGCGGAAGTACATAGTTACACATACAAAAAATGAAACATTAAAGGGAGTTATAACACATGTACGAAATTTACTCATTAGACCAGAATGGTTCAAGGAATGCAAGGCTCTCTGGCTACAAAATATAGCATCCACCTTTATCAAACTCAGGAATGGCATATCAATAACTTATGGTTTATCACCAAATACTGAAAAACTTGCTTGCAAGTTTGCAACAATTATAATATAGGGTGTGTGGGAGCTATGAGAGAGTACATGAACGGAAATAGGAAAGGGGTGTTCCATCTGAGGGTCTGGAATCCCGCATCAAGAACTAACGAGCAAATTTCTCAACCTAGTAAGCAAGACTTATAATGTTTGTTGAATTATAGGACCAAACAGAATTTAAATCTGCTTTTAAATACCATCTTTAGAAATAACTGTGAGAAGACAAAcagatattttataatatttgttgaattaaaTGACACTTTTTCCACAGCCTTTCCTGCCAGAAATAGTTAAACTACTGAATCTAGAAAGGATGTAGAAAACATACATTAAAATCAGCATTAGATTTTCGTAGAAGTGACTCCACATGGCTTCCGAGTCCTGAAACTGTTACACACAGATAGGTAGCTGTAAGCCTTTGTTTTCTACTTCTGGGTGCATTAATAAATATTGTCAGGTACAACATATCCCCAACTATGCACACTTGAAACAGAAATAATTTGCTGGGAAAAGCAAAAGGCCAGGCCATAAAATACTAACCAGCTTGAACGGGATTAGTTGTAAGTGTAAGTTTTTTCCCATTGGAGACAATATCTACTTGTAAGATTCTCCCTACATCAGAGGGGTCAGGAGCATATATTGACTTGATGGCACCTGAGAAATGAAGGGAAACCAACTTCAAACATCATAAAAAAACAAGATCAACTAGCTGGAGCCCAGTAAAAGAAACAGCAGCATAAACAGAGTCAATAAGATATGGCAAACATTATTCATTATAAAGGttacaaataaaaatagattCCACCGCCAGATTGGAGCCATATGTCATGTAAAATCAATGAACTAACTAATAGCAGCTAAACGTGGCAGAAGTAAATTTGAGAAGTTATATTTGTTGGATTGTAAAAATAGGATACATAACTGAAGAGGATTTACCGAATATAAAATTCCTCAAGCCACTTAATTGAATAGGATCGATACCATGTCAAAACGAAATCAACCCACAAGATTAAGCTAACATGTGGAGGCCAAGAAATTGATTTATATATGTCTTGCACACTCGTCCACTTTACCTTGTccttaaatttaatttagtaaACTAAATTTGCAGTTAGGATAAATTGAATCCTCACTATTTGAGTTAAAGGGTTTGATACCATGTCAAGGACCAACCATCCTAAAAGCTAAAGCTTTTAGGCAAAGGCACATGAATGGTTTTTTTTCAGGAAATATTTTATCCCCTTAATTATATTAACCTATTCTCATAAGAATAAGCCAGACAAATCATGAATTGATTTGTTCtcttcaattatatataataatattccTAAACTGGGTACACAAATGATATTTGTACATTTATAATTATGAGTAATAATTTAATGTAGATGACATGACTCCAATTACCTGAAATAACTTCCCTCCAACTGCCTTCAGACGACAAGCGATACCACTGTAAGGAACATTTAGAAACATGTGGCACTTCATCTGAGCAAGGCTGGACTCGAAGATATGAACCCAAAGCTTCAGAACCATCTAACATGTATAAGCGAGATTTATTTTCCTCGTCCCTCTTGCTCATGGTTAGCTGGCATAGATGAATGAAGTTATTGCAAGAAAAGTATATTTATAACACGTATAAATTATAGTTTGCAAACCATAGTTTTATCAAATAGACAAGAAGCTTGTATTAGTTTCTATTCAAAACGTTGGTTTGAGAACCAAAATCATTCGAACATGACCAAATCAAGATTTTGCCAGACATGTTATTTGAGTTAAAATTTGGGTTTATTTTACTACAGTGgggctttttttttttcttttttactaaaTGTTAACGTGTCAAAGTCGTGCcaatttggcacgacttctgcatatgaagtcgtgccaagttggcacgacttgctccatttttgtaattttttttaaacgaacctcattttggtaaaaaaacaaaaaaaatagccTCACAATGGTAAAAGAACCTAAAATTTGGTTACTATAATCCAAGCAAACAATTAATGATTGAttcaaattgaaagaaaaaagagGGAGACAAGACAATAGAGGACAACTGAGTCAGTTTCTCCTTTGCAAATGAAATAACAGATGGACTTTACAGAAACTTACCATACAAAGACAGGGAACAGTCAAAGATTAGCATGTTCAaatttagatgattaaaatttgtatttcttCCCTGCTTATCACCATTTTCATCACATTcaagaattatattttttgctggtacaataattattttttctcttcagCCAGTTTACCATAATTTTTTCCTTCCAATTCAATTTGGACACATCTATccttaataaaaaagaaacaaactGAAATCTAGTCCATGCATTATAAGATTAATTCATAATTTACTAAAAAGTAAGAAAAAGTTGACAGTCATTTCATGGTTAGGGCATGCCAGAAGCCTCAGTCGGAAAGCATACTTTTGAGCTAACCCAGATAAATTACTATTGTCCTACCACGTGTTATGTATAAGACTGCCCAATCAAATCTAGTAAATTTGATAATAGATTTGATAGTTAATTTGAGCAGGTAAAACTAGTTATCAACAAACCTCTTTCTGAAGCTTAATTGAAAATATAGACTTCTCTCGAATTTGGTCCCTAAGAGCTCGTAATTCATATTCCATGGCCATAACCTGAAATCATACATTGTCATATTTCACCATTATGAAGAATATTTAAATTGTAACACAATCTAGTAATGATGTGCCTAATTGCACATGCATTGGTTCAAGTTATCCCAAATGATATGACGAATATAAAtggaaatttaaatatatttaggaTACAGGTATAGGCTATAGCAGAGTATATTAATTAACAGCACTGGTAatatcacacacacacacacacacgtAAAGAGTAGAAAGAATGAAACAAAGGATATGCATTGGCAGCGTAAAGTATGTTTACAATCATCTAATCACAAACTACCACATATACAGTTTTTTTTATCCTGATATATAATAAACTTGTTGACTTTGACAATAATCACCCTAGAAGTCACACTAAAGCTGATTTTTATTTGGTTGACAATATAAAAATTTTCACACTGAACATATATATCCGTTAAACTCAAAATGTTAAAATACCAGAATTCTTCAGATATGGTATGGTCAATTTTACACAATTCAAACCAAATTTCAGCATTTAATGACAATTATATGCATTTCatatatttcaaaatcaaaatttccCATTTTGAAAGGTTTAATTAAGGTGAAAATGTAGTATCTAAGCATGGTGTAACTACAAAAGTATAGAAGAATTGGAGTTAATTCTTCTTGTCAACATCTGGataattttattactattattatcattattataaaatGAAGAGCAGTGAAGTTAAGCAAAAACTACCCACTAAAACAGTATTGAGGGGGAAAAAACCAATTCACCTTGCTTGGCTGATGTAACAGTTTGATTCTTCTAGCCTCTTGAACCTCTTCTATTAGTCCATCCACATCCTAACAATGAGGAAAATTAGATTATATACTTTACATACTAAACATAATAATAACTATATATCAATAATGCATCTTCAGAGATTTTCCACATTCATAAACATTACAAAATGAAGGATGATATAACATGATATGAAGATATTATGTAAATTACTAGCAAAGAACTACAAACAGGGTAGTCTGAAAACCCgactttatattttcttttttaccgCTCCTACCTTAGTATTTTTAAGCATTGGATTTTTTCACATGTATAAAAGAATGATTTTTTCTAAGTCAAATTTGAATAGGTGATGAGGAAATTAAGTTCATAAGAATTCTTTAACGTATACAATCCCTATAGGAAATGTTATCTTCAAGATGTGCCCATCATACACAGAGAACAAACCCCTCTTTTCTGTCCTTAAATtgtattatttagtattttttgcCTACACCCAAACATATGATTGTCGTGTAAATTGAATATAATTATATTGTAAAGTAATGCTTGATTATGAATTCATTAATCCAAAATTGTACACAAATAAAATTGCCTAATCAAACAACACTTAGTACCTGTGGTTTAGAAGCTTGGGATGCTTTTTCTTGTTCTTCAAGAGCCTCCCCAATTCTGAGCACCACTGACCTTGCGCTTGCAATTTCGGCACAAGCAAAAGACTTCTCTTGATTAACTAACTTCTTAGCATCTTCAGAAGCCTACAAAACACAGATGGATTCCATTTTTCTTGTCAAaagatatttaataaatcaaagaACGGGAAAATCAAAACTATTTCAAAATGCCACGGAGAAGGAAATATAATTGCAATGCTTATGGTTGTCTAAATG from Phaseolus vulgaris cultivar G19833 chromosome 1, P. vulgaris v2.0, whole genome shotgun sequence carries:
- the LOC137813910 gene encoding stomatal closure-related actin-binding protein 3-like isoform X2, producing MTKISPEVEIKMPMEAFPPVSADVSFIYDSFPKYKLGADNQILDDPVEENQGPSLKDVIEQEASNLSDQHKRISVRDLASKFDKNLAAAAKLSNEAKLRDVASLEGHVLLKKLRDALESLRGHFAGRNKEDVEKAISMVEALAVKLTQNEGELIQEKFEVKKLVNFLKQASEDAKKLVNQEKSFACAEIASARSVVLRIGEALEEQEKASQASKPQDVDGLIEEVQEARRIKLLHQPSKVMAMEYELRALRDQIREKSIFSIKLQKELTMSKRDEENKSRLYMLDGSEALGSYLRVQPCSDEVPHVSKCSLQWYRLSSEGSWREVISGAIKSIYAPDPSDVGRILQVDIVSNGKKLTLTTNPVQAVSGLGSHVESLLRKSNADFNVVISQMNGKDHSSHSTHSFNVGRMRIKLCRGWITKAREIYSPSMQLCGVRSDVSNAAKALFWQARKGLSFVLTFESERERNVAIMIARKYALDCNVVLGGPDDLV
- the LOC137813910 gene encoding stomatal closure-related actin-binding protein 3-like isoform X1; translated protein: MMQLAKNKLISSRWEGRQMSQTTPIFTMTKISPEVEIKMPMEAFPPVSADVSFIYDSFPKYKLGADNQILDDPVEENQGPSLKDVIEQEASNLSDQHKRISVRDLASKFDKNLAAAAKLSNEAKLRDVASLEGHVLLKKLRDALESLRGHFAGRNKEDVEKAISMVEALAVKLTQNEGELIQEKFEVKKLVNFLKQASEDAKKLVNQEKSFACAEIASARSVVLRIGEALEEQEKASQASKPQDVDGLIEEVQEARRIKLLHQPSKVMAMEYELRALRDQIREKSIFSIKLQKELTMSKRDEENKSRLYMLDGSEALGSYLRVQPCSDEVPHVSKCSLQWYRLSSEGSWREVISGAIKSIYAPDPSDVGRILQVDIVSNGKKLTLTTNPVQAVSGLGSHVESLLRKSNADFNVVISQMNGKDHSSHSTHSFNVGRMRIKLCRGWITKAREIYSPSMQLCGVRSDVSNAAKALFWQARKGLSFVLTFESERERNVAIMIARKYALDCNVVLGGPDDLV